One segment of Trachemys scripta elegans isolate TJP31775 chromosome 1, CAS_Tse_1.0, whole genome shotgun sequence DNA contains the following:
- the ZNF800 gene encoding zinc finger protein 800 isoform X2 encodes MPLRDKCCQTDHHHHGCCEPVYLLEPGDPPLLQQPLQMSKSGIQQIIECFRSGTKQLKHILLKDVDTIFECKICRSLFRGLPNLITHKKFYCPPSLQMDDNLPDVNDKQSQAVNNLLEAIYPRVDKQEYVIKLEPIETNQNAVFQYVSRTDNPEENIEISSSPDQAPLQIQEPTTEQPKTVSTPDTETLELPPADAEINVMPTPDEQPPALNPELDSSDNSDFGHQLICCLCRKEFHSRRSVRRHIRKVHKKKMEELKKYIETKKKPNQRSTKGRNKNVLVTLGRSCPVCYKSFATKANVRRHFDEVHRGLRRDSITPDIATKPGQPLFLDTVSAKKSFKTRKQKSSSKAEYNLTACKCLLCKRKYSSQIMLKRHMQIVHKITLSGKNSKREKGPNNTANGTEIKVKVEPADSVEPSTPSITLSPQNELKGTSHSNEKKNTSAAQKNKVKRDLETPKSTNPSAAGGQQKTRKPKLSAGFDFKQLYCKLCKRQFTSKQNLTKHIELHTDGNNIYVKFYRCPLCTYETRRKRDVIRHITVVHKKSSRYLGKITASLEIRAIKKPIDFVLNKVAKRGPQRDEARQIGSKQDVASNSPSKKFEGADVGIEVKVTKNFSLHRCNKCGKAFAKKTFLEHHKKTHKANASHSPEENKTKGRSTRSKALV; translated from the exons ATGCCTCTAAGGGATAAGTGTTGTCAGACTGACCATCATCACCATGGGTGCTGTGAACCAG TGTATTTGTTAGAACCTGGTGATCCTCCTTTGTTACAGCAACCTCTGCAGATGTCAAAATCTGGTATTCAACAAATTATCGAGTGCTTTCGATCAG GAACTAAACAACTTAAACATATCTTGTTAAAAGACGTGGACACCATTTTTGAATGTAAAATATGCCGCAGTCTCTTCAGAGGATTACCAAACTTAATTACTCATAAAAAGTTCTATTGTCCTCCAAGTCTCCAGATGGATGACA ACCTCCCAGATGTCAATGATAAACAAAGCCAAGCTGTAAATAATCTTCTGGAAGCCATTTATCCTAGAGTGGACAAACAAGAATATGTAATTAAGCTAGAACCTATAGAAACAAATCAGAATGCTGTGTTTCAGTACGTTTCAAGAACTGACAACCCAGAAGAGAATATTGAGATTAGCAGTAGTCCTGATCAAGCTCCATTACAAATACAGGAACCTACCACTGAGCAACCCAAAACTGTTTCAACTCCCGATACAGAAACTTTAGAGTTGCCACCTGCTGATGCGGAAATAAATGTAATGCCGACTCCTGACGAACAACCTCCAGCATTAAATCCTGAATTGGACTCTTCTGATAATTCTGATTTTGGCCACCAGTTGATTTGTTGTTTATGTAGAAAAGAATTTCATTCCAGACGTAGTGTACGTCGGCACATTAGAAAAGTACACAAAAAAAAGATGGAAGAACTAAAGAAGTAcatagaaacaaaaaagaaaccaaatcaGCGCTCCACAAAAGGACGAAATAAGAATGTGCTTGTAACATTAGGTAGAAGTTGTCCTGTATGTTATAAATCATTTGCTACAAAAGCCAATGTAAGGAGGCATTTTGATGAAGTTCATAGGGGGTTAAGGAGGGATTCCATTACTCCTGATATAGCTACAAAGCCTGGGCAACCTTTGTTCTTGGATACAGTTTCTGCTAAAAAATCTTTTAAGACCCGAAAACAAAAGTCTTCCTCAAAGGCTGAATACAATTTAACTGCATGCAAATGCCTTCTGTGCAAGAGAAAATATAGTTCACAAATAATGCTTAAAAGGCACATGCAAATTGTTCACAAGATAACGCTTTCCGGAAAGAACTCTAAAAGAGAGAAAGGACCCAATAATACTGCCAACGGcacagaaataaaagtaaaagttGAACCAGCAGATTCTGTGGAACCTTCAACCCCTTCCATCACCCTTTCTCCACAGAATGAGTTAAAGGGAACAAGTCATTCAAATGAGAAAAAGAACACATCAGCAGCACAGAAAAATAAAGTTAAGCGAGACCTTGAAACCCCTAAATCAACCAATCCATCTGCTGCAGGTGGCCAGCAAAAAACAAGGAAGCCAAAACTTTCAGCTGGCTTTGACTTCAAGCAGCTTTACTGTAAACTGTGTAAACGCCAATTTACTTCTAAACAGAACTTGACAAAACACATTGAGTTGCACACAGATGGAAATAACATTTATGTTAAATTCTACAGGTGTCCTCTCTGCACTTATGAAACACGTCGCAAACGTGATGTGATAAGGCATATAACTGTAGTTCATAAAAAGTCATCACGTTACCTTGGTAAAATAACTGCAAGTTTAGAAATCAGAGCAATAAAAAAGCCTATTGATTTTGTTCTAAATAAGGTGGCAAAAAGAGGCCCTCAGAGGGATGAAGCAAGACAGATTGGTTCAAAACAGGATGTCGCCTCTAACTCACCGAGTAAAAAGTTTGAAGGAGCTGATGTTGGCATAGAAGTAAAAGTCACAAAAAACTTTTCTCTTCACAGATGCAATAAATGTGGAAAGGCATTTGCCAAAAAGACTTTTCTAGAACACCATAAGAAAACTCACAAGGCAAATGCATCTCATTcaccagaagaaaacaaaaccaaaggcaGAAGTACAAGATCAAAAGCTCTTGTCTG A
- the ZNF800 gene encoding zinc finger protein 800 isoform X1, producing the protein MPLRDKCCQTDHHHHGCCEPVYLLEPGDPPLLQQPLQMSKSGIQQIIECFRSGTKQLKHILLKDVDTIFECKICRSLFRGLPNLITHKKFYCPPSLQMDDNLPDVNDKQSQAVNNLLEAIYPRVDKQEYVIKLEPIETNQNAVFQYVSRTDNPEENIEISSSPDQAPLQIQEPTTEQPKTVSTPDTETLELPPADAEINVMPTPDEQPPALNPELDSSDNSDFGHQLICCLCRKEFHSRRSVRRHIRKVHKKKMEELKKYIETKKKPNQRSTKGRNKNVLVTLGRSCPVCYKSFATKANVRRHFDEVHRGLRRDSITPDIATKPGQPLFLDTVSAKKSFKTRKQKSSSKAEYNLTACKCLLCKRKYSSQIMLKRHMQIVHKITLSGKNSKREKGPNNTANGTEIKVKVEPADSVEPSTPSITLSPQNELKGTSHSNEKKNTSAAQKNKVKRDLETPKSTNPSAAGGQQKTRKPKLSAGFDFKQLYCKLCKRQFTSKQNLTKHIELHTDGNNIYVKFYRCPLCTYETRRKRDVIRHITVVHKKSSRYLGKITASLEIRAIKKPIDFVLNKVAKRGPQRDEARQIGSKQDVASNSPSKKFEGADVGIEVKVTKNFSLHRCNKCGKAFAKKTFLEHHKKTHKANASHSPEENKTKGRSTRSKALVW; encoded by the exons ATGCCTCTAAGGGATAAGTGTTGTCAGACTGACCATCATCACCATGGGTGCTGTGAACCAG TGTATTTGTTAGAACCTGGTGATCCTCCTTTGTTACAGCAACCTCTGCAGATGTCAAAATCTGGTATTCAACAAATTATCGAGTGCTTTCGATCAG GAACTAAACAACTTAAACATATCTTGTTAAAAGACGTGGACACCATTTTTGAATGTAAAATATGCCGCAGTCTCTTCAGAGGATTACCAAACTTAATTACTCATAAAAAGTTCTATTGTCCTCCAAGTCTCCAGATGGATGACA ACCTCCCAGATGTCAATGATAAACAAAGCCAAGCTGTAAATAATCTTCTGGAAGCCATTTATCCTAGAGTGGACAAACAAGAATATGTAATTAAGCTAGAACCTATAGAAACAAATCAGAATGCTGTGTTTCAGTACGTTTCAAGAACTGACAACCCAGAAGAGAATATTGAGATTAGCAGTAGTCCTGATCAAGCTCCATTACAAATACAGGAACCTACCACTGAGCAACCCAAAACTGTTTCAACTCCCGATACAGAAACTTTAGAGTTGCCACCTGCTGATGCGGAAATAAATGTAATGCCGACTCCTGACGAACAACCTCCAGCATTAAATCCTGAATTGGACTCTTCTGATAATTCTGATTTTGGCCACCAGTTGATTTGTTGTTTATGTAGAAAAGAATTTCATTCCAGACGTAGTGTACGTCGGCACATTAGAAAAGTACACAAAAAAAAGATGGAAGAACTAAAGAAGTAcatagaaacaaaaaagaaaccaaatcaGCGCTCCACAAAAGGACGAAATAAGAATGTGCTTGTAACATTAGGTAGAAGTTGTCCTGTATGTTATAAATCATTTGCTACAAAAGCCAATGTAAGGAGGCATTTTGATGAAGTTCATAGGGGGTTAAGGAGGGATTCCATTACTCCTGATATAGCTACAAAGCCTGGGCAACCTTTGTTCTTGGATACAGTTTCTGCTAAAAAATCTTTTAAGACCCGAAAACAAAAGTCTTCCTCAAAGGCTGAATACAATTTAACTGCATGCAAATGCCTTCTGTGCAAGAGAAAATATAGTTCACAAATAATGCTTAAAAGGCACATGCAAATTGTTCACAAGATAACGCTTTCCGGAAAGAACTCTAAAAGAGAGAAAGGACCCAATAATACTGCCAACGGcacagaaataaaagtaaaagttGAACCAGCAGATTCTGTGGAACCTTCAACCCCTTCCATCACCCTTTCTCCACAGAATGAGTTAAAGGGAACAAGTCATTCAAATGAGAAAAAGAACACATCAGCAGCACAGAAAAATAAAGTTAAGCGAGACCTTGAAACCCCTAAATCAACCAATCCATCTGCTGCAGGTGGCCAGCAAAAAACAAGGAAGCCAAAACTTTCAGCTGGCTTTGACTTCAAGCAGCTTTACTGTAAACTGTGTAAACGCCAATTTACTTCTAAACAGAACTTGACAAAACACATTGAGTTGCACACAGATGGAAATAACATTTATGTTAAATTCTACAGGTGTCCTCTCTGCACTTATGAAACACGTCGCAAACGTGATGTGATAAGGCATATAACTGTAGTTCATAAAAAGTCATCACGTTACCTTGGTAAAATAACTGCAAGTTTAGAAATCAGAGCAATAAAAAAGCCTATTGATTTTGTTCTAAATAAGGTGGCAAAAAGAGGCCCTCAGAGGGATGAAGCAAGACAGATTGGTTCAAAACAGGATGTCGCCTCTAACTCACCGAGTAAAAAGTTTGAAGGAGCTGATGTTGGCATAGAAGTAAAAGTCACAAAAAACTTTTCTCTTCACAGATGCAATAAATGTGGAAAGGCATTTGCCAAAAAGACTTTTCTAGAACACCATAAGAAAACTCACAAGGCAAATGCATCTCATTcaccagaagaaaacaaaaccaaaggcaGAAGTACAAGATCAAAAGCTCTTGTCTGGTGA